A window of Rhodococcus sp. SGAir0479 contains these coding sequences:
- a CDS encoding DUF488 domain-containing protein: MTGRAIDVERVYDHPGAEDGFRVFVDRLWPRGLRKDSFHYDDWAKDLAPSTELRRWYSHDVAEFAEFRLRYLAELESPAGRTAVDRVLTLAEDRPLILLTATKDLEHSQAVVLRDFLVEFEQPD; the protein is encoded by the coding sequence ATGACCGGAAGGGCGATCGACGTCGAACGTGTGTACGACCATCCGGGCGCGGAGGACGGCTTCCGGGTGTTCGTCGACCGGCTGTGGCCGCGCGGGCTGCGCAAGGACTCGTTCCACTACGACGACTGGGCCAAGGACCTGGCGCCGTCCACGGAACTGCGCCGGTGGTACAGCCACGACGTAGCAGAGTTCGCGGAGTTTCGCCTCCGCTATCTCGCGGAGCTGGAATCTCCGGCCGGCCGCACCGCGGTCGACCGGGTCCTGACGCTCGCCGAGGACCGCCCCCTGATCCTGCTGACCGCGACCAAGGACCTCGAGCACAGCCAGGCGGTGGTGCTGCGGGACTTCCTCGTCGAGTTCGAACAGCCCGACTGA
- a CDS encoding Re/Si-specific NAD(P)(+) transhydrogenase subunit alpha produces MDTSKSAALVRPSVGVVRETSDGERRVALVPKVVASLAGKGVDVVVEPGAGLGALIPDELYKEAGATIGDAWACDVVAKVAPPSDAEVGKLRSGQTLIGFLAPRNAENQIGALAAAGVSAFAVEAIPRISRAQVMDALSSQANVAGYKAVLVAASESTRFFPMLTTAAGTVKPATVLVLGVGVAGLQALATAKRLGGRTTGYDVRPEVADQVRSVGAQWLDLGIDAAGEGGYARELTDAERAQQQQALEDAIKGFDVVITTALVPGRPAPRLVTAAAVEGMKPGSVIVDLAGETGGNCELTEPGQTVVKHGVTICSPLNLPATMPEHASELYSKNVAALLELMLDENGGFAPDFSDEILDGACVTRSKENS; encoded by the coding sequence TTGGATACATCGAAGAGCGCGGCACTGGTGCGCCCATCGGTCGGCGTCGTTCGGGAGACGAGCGACGGCGAGCGACGGGTCGCGCTCGTGCCGAAGGTCGTGGCCTCCCTGGCCGGCAAGGGCGTCGACGTCGTCGTCGAACCCGGAGCCGGGCTGGGCGCGTTGATCCCGGACGAGCTGTACAAGGAGGCCGGCGCGACGATCGGTGACGCGTGGGCGTGTGACGTCGTCGCCAAGGTCGCGCCGCCGTCGGACGCCGAGGTCGGCAAGCTCCGCTCGGGGCAGACGCTGATCGGGTTCCTGGCCCCGCGCAACGCCGAGAACCAGATCGGTGCCCTGGCCGCCGCGGGGGTGAGCGCGTTCGCCGTGGAGGCGATCCCGCGTATCTCCCGGGCCCAGGTGATGGACGCGCTGTCGTCGCAGGCCAACGTCGCCGGCTACAAGGCCGTGCTGGTCGCCGCGTCGGAGTCCACCCGGTTCTTCCCGATGCTGACCACCGCGGCCGGCACCGTGAAGCCCGCGACCGTGCTGGTCCTGGGTGTGGGTGTCGCCGGTCTGCAGGCGCTGGCGACCGCCAAGCGTCTCGGTGGCCGCACCACCGGCTACGACGTGCGCCCCGAGGTCGCCGACCAGGTCCGCTCCGTCGGCGCGCAGTGGCTCGACCTCGGCATCGACGCGGCCGGAGAGGGCGGGTACGCCCGCGAACTCACCGACGCCGAGCGCGCGCAGCAGCAGCAGGCGCTCGAGGACGCCATCAAGGGCTTCGACGTCGTCATCACCACCGCGCTGGTCCCGGGCCGGCCCGCGCCGCGCCTGGTGACCGCCGCCGCGGTGGAGGGCATGAAGCCGGGCAGCGTGATCGTCGACCTCGCCGGCGAGACCGGCGGCAACTGCGAGCTCACCGAGCCCGGCCAGACCGTCGTCAAGCACGGCGTCACCATCTGCTCGCCGCTCAACCTGCCGGCCACCATGCCCGAGCACGCGTCCGAGCTGTACTCCAAGAACGTCGCGGCCCTGCTCGAGTTGATGCTCGACGAGAACGGCGGGTTCGCGCCCGACTTCTCCGACGAGATCCTCGACGGCGCGTGCGTGACCCGCTCGAAGGAGAACTCCTAG
- a CDS encoding NAD(P) transhydrogenase subunit alpha: MYTELLANIAILVLAGFVGFAVISKVPNTLHTPLMSGTNAIHGIVVLGALVVLGHLPSDAPWSIKVILFVALVFGTLNVVGGFVVTDRMLAMFKPKKDAAGSRKDGAVEKKGADA; this comes from the coding sequence ATGTACACCGAACTGCTGGCGAACATCGCGATCCTGGTCCTCGCCGGGTTCGTGGGCTTCGCGGTCATCTCCAAGGTGCCGAACACGCTGCACACGCCGCTGATGTCGGGCACCAACGCCATCCACGGCATCGTCGTGCTGGGCGCGCTGGTCGTGCTCGGTCACCTGCCGTCGGACGCGCCGTGGTCGATCAAGGTCATCCTGTTCGTCGCGCTCGTGTTCGGCACCCTGAACGTCGTCGGCGGCTTCGTGGTCACCGACCGCATGCTCGCGATGTTCAAGCCCAAGAAGGACGCCGCCGGCTCTCGGAAGGACGGGGCAGTCGAGAAGAAGGGTGCTGACGCCTGA
- a CDS encoding NAD(P)(+) transhydrogenase (Re/Si-specific) subunit beta: MSYLVTILYIVAFAMFIYGLSGLTGPKTAVRGNYIAAVGMVVAVVAVLIDIRDTDNWILIIGGLLVGIVLGVPPALRTKMTAMPQLVALFNGVGGGTVALIAWAEFLNSDGFTTVDAVPSVPFVVGSLFAAIIGSVSFWGSLVAFAKLQELLNKNFEKKVVASAKAFQLANIVLALVSIGIAIYIGVQADPANEPTSALWIVGLLIAAGIMGLFVVLPIGGADMPVVISLLNALTGLSAAAAGLALNNQAMIVAGMIVGASGSILTNLMAKAMNRSIPAIIFGSFGGGDAGGAGATASGGTVKATSASDAAIQMAYANQVIVVPGYGLAVAQAQHAVKEMAALLEEKGVEVKYAIHPVAGRMPGHMNVLLAEADVAYDAMKEMDDINGEFARTDVTVVIGANDVTNPAAREDSSSPIYGMPILNVDQSKSVIVLKRSMSSGYAGIDNPLFTADQTSMLFGDAKKMVSEVTEELKAL; this comes from the coding sequence ATGAGCTACCTCGTCACGATCCTCTACATCGTCGCGTTCGCGATGTTCATCTACGGTCTGTCCGGTCTGACCGGCCCGAAGACCGCGGTGCGTGGTAACTACATCGCCGCCGTCGGCATGGTCGTCGCGGTCGTCGCCGTGCTCATCGACATCCGCGACACCGACAACTGGATCCTCATCATCGGCGGCCTGCTCGTCGGTATCGTGCTCGGCGTCCCGCCGGCGCTGCGGACCAAGATGACGGCGATGCCGCAGCTGGTGGCGCTGTTCAACGGCGTGGGTGGCGGCACGGTCGCCCTCATCGCCTGGGCCGAGTTCCTCAACTCGGACGGCTTCACCACCGTCGACGCGGTGCCGTCGGTGCCGTTCGTCGTCGGCTCGCTGTTCGCCGCGATCATCGGCTCGGTCTCCTTCTGGGGCTCGCTGGTGGCGTTCGCGAAGCTGCAGGAGCTGCTGAACAAGAACTTCGAGAAGAAGGTCGTCGCGTCGGCGAAGGCGTTCCAGCTGGCGAACATCGTGCTGGCGCTGGTCTCGATCGGCATCGCGATCTACATCGGCGTCCAGGCCGACCCGGCCAACGAGCCCACCTCCGCGCTGTGGATCGTCGGCCTGCTGATCGCCGCCGGCATCATGGGCCTGTTCGTGGTGCTGCCCATCGGCGGCGCCGACATGCCCGTCGTCATCTCGCTGCTCAACGCGCTCACCGGTCTGTCGGCCGCGGCCGCGGGTCTGGCGCTCAACAACCAGGCGATGATCGTCGCCGGCATGATCGTCGGCGCGTCGGGCTCGATCCTGACCAACCTCATGGCCAAGGCCATGAACCGCTCCATCCCGGCCATCATCTTCGGTTCGTTCGGCGGCGGTGACGCCGGTGGCGCCGGTGCGACCGCGTCCGGTGGCACCGTGAAGGCCACCTCGGCGTCGGATGCGGCCATCCAAATGGCGTACGCCAACCAGGTCATCGTCGTCCCCGGCTACGGTCTCGCCGTCGCGCAGGCCCAGCACGCGGTCAAGGAGATGGCGGCGCTGCTCGAGGAGAAGGGTGTCGAGGTCAAGTACGCGATCCACCCGGTCGCCGGTCGTATGCCCGGCCACATGAACGTCCTGCTCGCCGAGGCCGACGTCGCGTACGACGCGATGAAGGAGATGGACGACATCAACGGCGAGTTCGCGCGCACCGACGTCACCGTCGTCATCGGCGCCAACGACGTCACCAACCCGGCCGCGCGTGAGGACTCGAGCTCGCCGATCTACGGCATGCCGATTCTCAACGTCGACCAGTCCAAGTCGGTCATCGTGCTCAAGCGCTCGATGTCGTCGGGCTACGCCGGCATCGACAACCCGCTGTTCACCGCGGACCAGACCTCGATGCTGTTCGGAGACGCCAAGAAGATGGTTTCCGAGGTCACCGAGGAGCTCAAGGCCCTGTAG
- a CDS encoding MFS transporter, which yields MWVVHIPEIETRTNIAHSTLGSLLLLLAVGAIAGMQLSGPLADRFGSRLLVALSGTLLAVATIGPGLASNAWQLGLALAIFGFGNGALDVSMNSQAVLVEQAYRRPIMAAFHGMFSIGGVVGSLVGAATLALGWPPVAALGGSSLLGVAAIAVCTPRLLPLSAHPRPEHHEHAPRGRYSPRVLGLGALAFVLMLAEGVANDWSTLQVKEHLGASGAVAALAFGTFSLTMTVGRFTADRFSSALGPVAVVRYGALLAAAGMATVVVSGWLPTTLLGWALFGLGLSGCVPQIFTAAGNLGTGAAGADMSRVVGMGYLGFLAGPATIGWLTHLVPLTVAMIVPLVCALAAARFAGAVRRPATRPVTVG from the coding sequence ATGTGGGTGGTCCACATCCCGGAGATCGAGACCCGAACGAACATCGCCCACTCGACGCTGGGGTCGCTGCTGCTGCTCCTGGCCGTCGGCGCGATCGCCGGCATGCAGCTGTCGGGGCCGCTGGCCGACCGGTTCGGCAGCCGGTTGCTGGTAGCGCTCAGCGGGACCCTGCTGGCGGTCGCGACCATCGGGCCCGGTCTGGCGTCCAACGCGTGGCAGCTGGGGCTGGCGCTGGCGATCTTCGGGTTCGGCAACGGCGCGCTGGACGTGTCGATGAACTCGCAGGCCGTGCTCGTCGAGCAGGCGTACCGGCGGCCGATCATGGCGGCGTTCCACGGGATGTTCTCGATCGGCGGCGTCGTCGGCTCGCTCGTCGGCGCGGCGACGCTCGCGCTCGGCTGGCCGCCGGTGGCCGCGCTCGGCGGGTCGTCGCTGCTCGGGGTCGCGGCGATCGCGGTGTGCACGCCGCGGCTGCTGCCGTTGTCGGCGCACCCGCGTCCCGAACACCACGAGCACGCGCCGCGGGGTCGGTACTCGCCGCGGGTGCTGGGGCTGGGCGCGCTGGCGTTCGTGCTGATGCTCGCCGAGGGTGTCGCCAACGACTGGAGCACGCTGCAGGTCAAGGAGCACCTGGGCGCGTCCGGCGCCGTCGCCGCGCTCGCGTTCGGGACGTTCTCGCTGACGATGACGGTGGGCCGGTTCACCGCCGACCGTTTCAGTTCCGCGCTGGGGCCGGTCGCGGTGGTGCGGTACGGCGCGCTGCTCGCGGCGGCCGGGATGGCGACGGTGGTGGTGTCGGGCTGGCTGCCGACGACGCTGCTCGGGTGGGCGCTGTTCGGGCTCGGGCTGTCCGGCTGCGTGCCGCAGATCTTCACCGCCGCGGGCAACCTCGGGACGGGTGCGGCGGGTGCCGACATGTCCCGGGTGGTGGGCATGGGCTACCTCGGCTTCCTCGCCGGACCCGCGACCATCGGCTGGCTCACGCACCTTGTGCCGCTCACCGTCGCGATGATCGTGCCGCTGGTGTGCGCCCTCGCCGCGGCCCGGTTCGCCGGCGCGGTGCGCCGTCCGGCGACGCGCCCGGTGACCGTCGGCTGA
- a CDS encoding dihydrolipoamide acetyltransferase family protein, whose product MSIEEFRLPDLGEGLTEAEIVAWAVAAGDTVALNQVIAEVETAKALVELPSPFAGVVREVLAEPGDTVPVGAPLIRIASAAADERTAEPSGGPSDGPARTAVLVGYGPSDPVPSRRRRPAAAHPPGPGVDAVPAARRAARELGLDLAAVVGTGPGGAVTVDDVHRARLQTTPTPATPAASGAARETRTPIRGVRRETASAMVASAFTAPHVTEFLTVDVTGTVELLARLRTAPPFADLHPTPLVLVAGAMLAVLRAHPSLNASWSEETGEIVTKHYVDLGIATATARGLVVPHVRDAETLTLPALCRAIGELTDRARAGRATPADLTGGTITVTNVGVYGVDTGTPILNPGEAAIVALGAINRRPWVVDDELAVRDVTTLSVTVDHRLVDGEQASNFLADLGAALTDPVPVLLGRL is encoded by the coding sequence ATGAGCATCGAGGAGTTCCGGCTGCCCGACCTCGGCGAGGGCCTCACCGAGGCCGAGATCGTGGCGTGGGCGGTCGCGGCCGGCGACACCGTCGCCCTCAACCAGGTCATCGCGGAGGTCGAGACCGCGAAGGCGCTCGTGGAACTGCCGTCGCCGTTCGCCGGGGTGGTGCGGGAGGTGCTGGCGGAACCCGGGGACACCGTGCCCGTGGGGGCGCCGCTGATCCGAATCGCCTCCGCGGCGGCCGACGAACGGACCGCCGAGCCGTCCGGCGGGCCGTCCGACGGTCCGGCGCGCACGGCGGTGCTCGTCGGGTACGGGCCCTCCGACCCGGTCCCGAGCCGGCGCCGACGGCCCGCGGCGGCGCACCCGCCGGGCCCCGGGGTCGACGCCGTCCCGGCCGCCCGCCGCGCCGCCCGCGAGCTGGGCCTCGACCTCGCGGCCGTCGTCGGCACCGGGCCGGGCGGGGCCGTCACCGTCGACGACGTCCACCGGGCCCGGCTGCAGACCACGCCCACCCCCGCCACCCCCGCCGCGTCCGGCGCTGCCCGCGAGACCCGCACCCCGATCCGCGGCGTGCGCCGGGAGACCGCGTCGGCGATGGTCGCAAGCGCCTTCACCGCGCCGCACGTGACCGAGTTCCTCACCGTCGACGTCACCGGGACGGTGGAGCTGCTGGCCCGGCTGCGGACGGCACCGCCCTTCGCGGACCTGCATCCCACGCCGCTGGTGCTGGTCGCCGGCGCGATGCTGGCGGTGCTGCGCGCGCACCCGTCGCTGAACGCGTCGTGGTCGGAGGAGACCGGGGAGATCGTCACCAAGCACTACGTCGACCTCGGTATCGCCACCGCGACCGCACGCGGGCTGGTGGTGCCCCACGTCAGGGACGCCGAGACCCTGACGTTGCCGGCGCTGTGCCGCGCGATCGGCGAGCTCACCGACCGTGCGCGGGCCGGGCGGGCGACCCCCGCGGACCTGACCGGCGGCACGATCACCGTCACCAACGTCGGGGTATACGGCGTCGACACCGGCACCCCGATCCTGAATCCGGGCGAGGCGGCGATCGTCGCGCTCGGGGCGATCAACCGGCGGCCGTGGGTGGTGGACGACGAGCTCGCGGTGCGGGACGTAACCACCCTGAGCGTCACCGTCGACCATCGACTGGTCGACGGCGAGCAGGCGTCGAACTTCCTCGCCGACCTCGGCGCCGCCCTCACCGACCCGGTGCCGGTGCTGCTCGGCCGGCTCTGA
- a CDS encoding alpha-ketoacid dehydrogenase subunit beta, translating to MTTTTLTLGAALNAGLRRALEDDPTVLLMGEDVGRLGGVFRITDALQKDFGPARVIDTPLAESGIVGTAFGLALRGYRPVCEIQFDGFVYPAFDQIVSQVAKIHYRTRGQVKAPLTIRIPYGGGIGAVEHHSESPEAYFAHTAGLRVMAPATPADAFAMIRQAIALDDPVVFLEPKRRYWDRGPVDVDAPPDLPADAARIVRAGTDATVVAYGAMVPTALQAADVAVGEGTSLEVVDLRSLSPVDFATVESSVRRTGRLVVVHEAPVFVGLGAEIAARVAERCFYRLEAPVRRVGGFDIPYPPARLEKHHVPDADRILDAVDEVLAA from the coding sequence ATGACCACGACCACGCTCACGCTGGGCGCCGCACTCAACGCCGGTCTGCGCCGCGCGCTCGAGGACGACCCCACGGTGCTGCTCATGGGCGAGGACGTCGGCCGGCTCGGTGGCGTCTTCCGGATCACCGACGCGTTGCAGAAGGATTTCGGTCCGGCCCGCGTCATCGACACCCCGCTCGCCGAATCCGGCATCGTGGGAACGGCTTTCGGGCTCGCGCTCCGCGGCTACCGGCCGGTGTGCGAGATCCAGTTCGACGGGTTCGTCTACCCCGCGTTCGACCAGATCGTCTCGCAGGTGGCCAAGATCCACTACCGCACCCGCGGACAGGTGAAGGCGCCGTTGACGATTCGCATCCCGTACGGCGGCGGGATCGGCGCCGTCGAGCACCATTCGGAGTCCCCGGAGGCGTACTTCGCGCACACCGCCGGGCTGCGGGTGATGGCGCCCGCCACGCCCGCGGACGCGTTCGCGATGATCCGGCAGGCGATCGCGCTCGACGACCCGGTGGTGTTCCTGGAACCCAAGCGCCGGTACTGGGATCGCGGCCCGGTGGACGTGGACGCGCCGCCCGACCTGCCGGCCGACGCGGCACGCATCGTGCGCGCCGGCACCGACGCCACCGTGGTCGCGTACGGGGCGATGGTGCCGACCGCGCTGCAGGCCGCCGACGTCGCCGTCGGCGAGGGCACCTCGCTCGAGGTGGTGGACCTGCGGTCGCTGTCCCCCGTCGACTTCGCCACCGTCGAGAGCTCGGTCCGGCGCACCGGCCGCCTCGTGGTGGTGCACGAGGCACCCGTGTTCGTGGGGCTGGGCGCCGAGATCGCCGCGCGGGTCGCCGAACGCTGCTTCTACCGGCTCGAGGCGCCCGTCCGCCGGGTCGGCGGCTTCGACATCCCGTACCCGCCGGCCCGGCTCGAGAAGCACCACGTGCCGGACGCCGACCGGATCCTGGACGCCGTCGACGAGGTGTTGGCGGCATGA
- the pdhA gene encoding pyruvate dehydrogenase (acetyl-transferring) E1 component subunit alpha has protein sequence MADRSDFPVQLVQPDGRRVHRPDLAALAADVGPDELRNLYEDMVVARRIDAEATALQRQGRLGIWAPLLGQEAAQVGSVRALEPDDYIFTSYREHAVAYCRGVDPAVLTRLWRGCAYSGWDPATVNLTNPAIVVGAQGLHATGYAMGVHLDGAEIATVVYFGDGATSQGDISEALGFAVSFAAPVLFFCQNNQWAISEPVELQSPSPIAARAAGFGMPAVRVDGNDVLAVLAVTRQAARRVRDGGGPVFVEAITYRMGPHTTADDPTRYRTAAEDEVWRARDPIDRLRRLLGREGLFDDALTARVEARADAVAARLRSGTLDAPDPGPDELFDHVYATDHPLIAEERAAYRAYLDRVDTGEEALP, from the coding sequence ATGGCCGACAGAAGTGACTTTCCGGTGCAGCTCGTCCAACCCGACGGACGGCGCGTACACCGACCGGACCTCGCGGCCCTCGCGGCCGACGTGGGCCCGGACGAGCTGCGGAACCTGTACGAGGACATGGTGGTCGCGCGTCGCATCGACGCCGAGGCCACCGCCCTGCAGCGACAGGGCCGGCTCGGCATCTGGGCCCCACTGCTGGGTCAGGAGGCCGCCCAGGTCGGTTCGGTGCGGGCACTCGAACCCGACGACTACATCTTCACCAGCTACCGCGAGCACGCGGTCGCGTACTGCCGGGGCGTGGACCCGGCGGTGCTCACCCGCCTGTGGCGCGGCTGCGCATACTCCGGCTGGGATCCCGCGACGGTGAACCTGACCAACCCGGCCATCGTGGTGGGCGCGCAGGGGTTGCACGCCACGGGGTATGCGATGGGCGTGCACCTCGACGGCGCGGAGATCGCGACCGTCGTCTACTTCGGTGACGGTGCCACCAGCCAGGGCGACATCTCGGAGGCGCTGGGCTTCGCGGTCAGCTTCGCCGCGCCGGTGCTGTTCTTCTGCCAGAACAACCAGTGGGCCATCAGCGAACCGGTGGAGTTGCAAAGTCCCAGCCCCATCGCGGCCCGCGCGGCGGGGTTCGGCATGCCCGCCGTCCGGGTGGACGGCAACGACGTGCTCGCGGTGCTGGCCGTCACCCGTCAGGCCGCCCGGCGCGTCCGCGACGGCGGCGGACCGGTGTTCGTCGAGGCCATCACGTACCGGATGGGCCCGCACACCACGGCGGACGATCCCACCCGGTACCGGACGGCGGCCGAGGACGAGGTGTGGCGGGCCCGCGATCCGATCGACCGGTTGCGCCGGCTCCTCGGGCGGGAGGGGCTGTTCGACGACGCACTGACCGCGCGGGTGGAGGCCCGCGCCGACGCCGTAGCCGCCCGGTTGCGGTCCGGGACCCTCGACGCCCCGGACCCCGGGCCCGACGAGCTGTTCGACCACGTCTACGCCACCGACCACCCGCTGATCGCCGAGGAACGCGCCGCCTACCGGGCGTACCTCGACCGCGTCGACACCGGCGAGGAGGCCCTGCCATGA
- a CDS encoding Lrp/AsnC family transcriptional regulator, translated as MTTLDATDARLLLELSRSPRATGVELANRLSLSRNTVQSRLARWEGAGVLAGFDRLVDPRALGYPLAAFVATRVDQHRLDDVVAALTGIPEVVEVYGMTGLTDLSVKVVATDADDLYRLAERILEIPGVERTNMALVMRELVGPRTAPLLERAAGR; from the coding sequence ATGACCACTCTCGATGCCACCGACGCCCGGCTCCTGCTCGAGTTGTCCCGTAGCCCGCGGGCCACCGGGGTGGAGCTTGCCAACCGTCTGTCTCTGTCCCGCAACACCGTTCAGTCGCGCCTGGCCCGCTGGGAAGGGGCCGGGGTCCTCGCCGGCTTCGACCGCCTGGTGGACCCACGCGCGCTCGGGTATCCGCTCGCGGCCTTCGTCGCGACGCGGGTGGACCAGCACCGGTTGGACGACGTCGTCGCCGCCCTCACCGGCATCCCCGAGGTGGTGGAGGTGTACGGGATGACCGGACTGACCGATCTGTCCGTGAAGGTGGTGGCCACCGACGCCGACGACCTGTACCGGCTGGCCGAGCGGATCCTCGAGATCCCCGGCGTCGAACGCACCAACATGGCGCTGGTGATGCGGGAGCTCGTCGGTCCGCGCACCGCACCACTGCTCGAGCGGGCGGCCGGCCGGTGA
- a CDS encoding phosphotransferase family protein encodes MGVVGLDEDAVATWITGLGVGALAPLSFERIGGGQSNLTFAVRDSGGGHWVLRRPPLGRLLASAHDIEREYRILSALQGTGVPVPKMLAITADPAITDAPLVLMSYVDGIVIDDEAVAEQLPPERRRAIGLSLPKALASIHRVDLESAELLDLSSTKPYAARQLKRWTAQWDQSKTHDLPEIESLAERMGRNIPEQTETTLVHGDFHLSNVITSPEDGRVVAVLDWELCTLGDPLADLGGLLAYWPQRDDGVRGPFMASTLEGFPTRDELVEVYVHETNRDVSAVGFWHVLALWKLAIIAEGVLRRTTDDPRNRAERGGPTAELIDGIVRRAVTTADAVGLS; translated from the coding sequence ATGGGTGTTGTCGGCCTGGACGAGGACGCCGTCGCGACCTGGATCACGGGGCTCGGAGTCGGTGCGCTGGCGCCGCTGTCGTTCGAGCGCATCGGCGGTGGGCAGTCCAATTTGACGTTCGCAGTGCGCGATTCGGGCGGCGGCCACTGGGTGTTGCGGCGTCCGCCGCTGGGGCGGCTGCTGGCCTCCGCGCACGACATCGAGCGCGAGTACCGGATCCTGTCGGCGCTGCAGGGCACCGGCGTCCCGGTCCCGAAGATGCTGGCCATCACCGCGGATCCCGCGATCACCGACGCCCCGCTGGTGCTGATGAGTTACGTCGACGGCATCGTCATCGACGACGAGGCGGTGGCCGAACAGTTGCCGCCCGAGCGGCGCCGCGCGATCGGGCTGTCGTTGCCGAAGGCGCTCGCGAGCATCCACCGGGTGGACCTCGAGAGCGCCGAGTTGCTCGATCTGTCGAGTACCAAGCCGTATGCCGCGCGCCAACTCAAGCGGTGGACGGCCCAGTGGGATCAGTCCAAGACGCACGATCTGCCCGAGATCGAATCCCTGGCCGAGCGGATGGGCCGCAACATCCCGGAGCAGACGGAAACCACGTTGGTGCACGGCGACTTCCACCTCAGCAACGTCATCACCTCGCCGGAGGACGGCCGGGTGGTCGCGGTGCTCGACTGGGAGCTGTGCACGCTCGGCGATCCGCTCGCCGACCTCGGCGGTCTGCTCGCGTACTGGCCGCAGCGCGACGACGGCGTGCGCGGCCCGTTCATGGCGTCGACGCTCGAGGGGTTCCCCACCCGGGACGAACTGGTCGAGGTGTACGTGCACGAGACCAATCGGGACGTCTCGGCGGTGGGATTCTGGCACGTGCTGGCGCTGTGGAAGCTCGCGATCATCGCCGAGGGAGTGCTGCGCCGCACCACCGACGACCCGCGTAACCGCGCCGAGCGGGGCGGTCCGACGGCCGAACTCATCGACGGCATCGTCCGCCGCGCCGTGACGACGGCGGATGCGGTGGGGCTGTCGTGA
- a CDS encoding acyl-CoA thioesterase, which produces MATRDEPEPRAEAFPALWPVPTRWADNDDYGHVNGAGYYAYFDTAVSGWLMASTGLDIRELPSIGIVAEASCRFVRELSFPDQLHVGLSVDHLGTSSVVFTLAVFREDPDDLLVLAATGRFVYVFVDPETRRPVPMPPEIRSAASLLVVAED; this is translated from the coding sequence ATGGCCACCCGCGACGAGCCCGAGCCGCGCGCCGAGGCGTTCCCGGCGCTGTGGCCGGTGCCGACCCGGTGGGCCGACAACGACGACTACGGACACGTGAACGGGGCCGGGTACTACGCGTACTTCGACACCGCCGTCAGCGGCTGGCTCATGGCCAGTACCGGACTCGACATTCGCGAGCTGCCGTCGATCGGGATCGTCGCCGAAGCCTCGTGCCGCTTCGTGCGCGAGCTGTCGTTCCCGGACCAGCTGCACGTGGGGCTGTCCGTCGACCACCTCGGCACCAGCAGCGTCGTGTTCACGCTCGCGGTCTTCCGTGAGGATCCCGACGACCTGCTGGTGCTGGCCGCCACCGGCCGGTTCGTGTACGTCTTCGTCGACCCCGAGACCCGCCGGCCGGTTCCCATGCCGCCCGAGATTCGCAGTGCCGCAAGCCTGCTCGTCGTCGCCGAGGACTAG
- a CDS encoding DUF6328 family protein, protein MTTELPSRTPDESHSTRLARNFSELLQELRVQQAGVQILFAFLLTIVFTDVYAEQSSYVRTLHLITVLCAAMSSALLIAPAVWHRMLFRHRRREDILRQATRCALAGSVFLAAAMVGTVLIVAEIAVGGWAAKVIGGGTAAVFGTVWFVVPLLLRRDDELR, encoded by the coding sequence ATGACCACCGAGCTGCCCTCCCGGACCCCGGACGAGTCGCACAGCACGCGTCTCGCCCGCAACTTCAGTGAGCTGCTGCAGGAACTGCGGGTGCAGCAGGCCGGTGTGCAGATCCTGTTCGCGTTCCTGCTCACGATCGTCTTCACCGACGTCTACGCCGAACAGTCCTCGTACGTGCGGACGCTGCACCTGATCACCGTCCTGTGCGCGGCGATGTCGTCGGCACTGCTGATCGCGCCCGCGGTGTGGCACCGGATGCTGTTCCGGCACCGTCGCCGCGAGGACATCCTGCGCCAGGCCACGCGGTGCGCGCTGGCCGGCTCGGTGTTCCTGGCGGCGGCGATGGTGGGCACGGTGCTGATCGTCGCCGAGATCGCCGTCGGCGGTTGGGCCGCGAAGGTCATCGGTGGCGGCACCGCCGCGGTGTTCGGCACCGTGTGGTTCGTCGTTCCGCTGTTGTTGCGCCGCGACGATGAGCTGCGGTAG